One Cinclus cinclus chromosome 24, bCinCin1.1, whole genome shotgun sequence genomic window carries:
- the LOC134053405 gene encoding uncharacterized protein LOC134053405, with product MLRMPAAERATGAAAGRARKPAGAFQARQGQPIALPAPAAASFAPAHSRFRQLSYLGAATSSPTLPHSANTQLALAMHLAHLILSVFLAQLLGTKGQITVTQEDGQVMVKQGQIFHTTCKYQSSTLGGLLWYQLRKGQAPQLLSYQAGTGPRHIGRISTHLNTTGKYSVLKVEEVEGSDSALYLCAVPDTLVQGASSAVQQPRGGRGSVSARLKLGKWTQVSPQYAPEAALLGFNALTLLTSSLQAFRLGKYISLF from the exons ATGCTCCGAATGCCAGCGGCTGAGCGAGCCACGGGGGCTGCTGCTGGACGAGCGAGAAAGCCAGCAGGAGCATTTCAGGCACGGCAAGGACAGCCCATCGCTCTGCCCGCTCCCGCTGCTGCTTCCTTTGCTCCCGCCCACAGTCGATTCCGGCAGCTCTCTTATCTCGGGGCTGCCACGTCCTCTCCGACTCTTCCTCACTCAGCGAACACGCAGCTTGCTCTCGCCATGCACCTCGCACATCTCATCCTCAGCGtcttcctggcacagctcctgg GCACCAAGGGGCAGATCACGGTCACCCAGGAAGATGGACAAGTCATGGTGAAGCAGGGACAGATATTTCACACCACCTGCAAATACCAGAGCAGTACTTTGGGAGGATTGCTGTGGTACCAGCTGCGGAAAGGCCAAGCCCCCCAGCTGCTCTCCTATCAAGCAGGGACTGGCCCCAGGCACATCGGCCGTATCAGCACGCACCTGAACACCACGGGGAAATACAGTGTCCTGAAGGTGGAGGAAGTGGAGGGCTCTGACAGTGCCCTgtacctctgtgctgtgccagacACCCTGGTGCAGGGAGCTTCCTCGGCTGTGCAACAacccaggggagggaggggatctGTCAGTGCAAGGCTCAAATTGGGAAAATGGACACAAGTCTCTCCCCAGTATGCACCAGAAGCCGCATTACTTGGGTTCAATGCTCTGACGCTTTTGACATCATCTCTCCAAGCATTTCGCTTGGGAAAATATATAAGTCTATTTTGA